The Diadema setosum chromosome 4, eeDiaSeto1, whole genome shotgun sequence genome window below encodes:
- the LOC140227959 gene encoding glutathione S-transferase theta-1-like isoform X1: MSVKIFYDLMSQPARTLVMFVRANKIPHTPCPIAMRKLEHQSEEYAKINPFKKIPAMQDGDFNLTESASIIRYLHEKFDCADHWYPRSLQQRARVNEYVDWQHTSIRPHMTKLFLRDVIFPRMTGTPADPADLAPDVEKMEHTLDQFESYFLQDKPFVCGDEISIADLFAVNEVIQVEPTGYDTLEKRPRIKNWVGRVRETLTPELYDDVTKMIIKLKELKKSKL, from the exons ATGTCTGTAAAGATATTTTACGACTTGATGTCGCAGCCCGCAAGGACTTTGGTGATGTTTGTGAGAGCAAACAAGATTCCACACACACCATGTCCAATTGCAATGCGAAAAT tggagCACCAGTCTGAAGAATATGCGAAGATCAATcctttcaagaaaatacctgcCATGCAAGATGGAGACTTCAACCTCACAGAGAG TGCGTCCATCATAAGATACCTCCATGAAAAATTTGACTGCGCAGATCACTGGTATCCCAGAAGCCTTCAGCAAAGGGCAAGGGTCAATGAGTATGTGGACTGGCAGCACACCAGTATCAGACCACACATGACCAAGCTTTTCCTTCGTGAT GTGATTTTCCCCAGGATGACGGGCACACCCGCTGATCCCGCCGATCTGGCTCCAGATGTAGAAAAGATGGAGCACACCCTGGACCAGTTTGAGAGCTACTTCCTGCAAGACAAGCCATTCGTTTGCGGGGACGAAATCTCCATCGCTGACCTGTTTGCTGTCAATGAG GTGATCCAAGTGGAACCGACAGGCTATGACACCCTTGAGAAGCGACCCCGGATCAAGAACTGGGTCGGCAGGGTGCGAGAGACGCTGACCCCAGAGCTCTACGACGACGTGACCAAAATGATCATCAAGCTCAAAGAGTTGAAGAAATCCAAGCTATGA
- the LOC140227029 gene encoding virulence protein STM3117-like has product MLRRINSNVSYMLKRCPFLEIHKSKVAPRTPQCPKALLQKFTRDMSSTGAIRIDHLDHLVLTVRDAAATVRFYTSVLGMEEITFKETRKALRFGNQKINLHQAGKEFEPKAACPTPGSADLCFISDTPITDVIARLEDCGVSVEEGPVMRTGAVGPIKSVYFRDPDQNLIEISNYV; this is encoded by the coding sequence ATGCTAAGAAGGATAAACTCTAATGTCAGTTACATGCTGAAGAGGTGCCCATTTCTGGAAATCCACAAGTCTAAAGTTGCTCCTCGTACACCACAGTGTCCAAAGGCATTGCTTCAGAAATTTACCAGAGACATGTCCTCCACTGGAGCTATCCGTATTGACCACCTTGACCACTTGGTTTTAACGGTCAGAGATGCGGCCGCCACCGTTCGCTTCTACACCAGTGTTCTCGGCATGGAGGAGATCACATTCAAAGAGACGCGCAAGGCTCTCCGCTTTGGCAACCAAAAGATCAACCTCCACCAGGCAGGCAAGGAGTTTGAACCCAAGGCGGCATGCCCCACCCCAGGGTCGGCTGACCTCTGCTTTATATCTGACACACCTATCACAGATGTGATAGCCCGGCTAGAGGATTGTGGGGTCAGCGTAGAGGAAGGCCCTGTGATGCGAACTGGAGCTGTTGGCCCTATCAAATCTGTATACTTCAGAGACCCAGATCAAAATTTAATTGAAATCTCAAACTATGTTTAA
- the LOC140227959 gene encoding glutathione S-transferase theta-1-like isoform X2, which produces MSVKIFYDLMSQPARTLVMFVRANKIPHTPCPIAMRKLEHQSEEYAKINPFKKIPAMQDGDFNLTESIAIVKYLHTKFNCPDHWYPSDPKVRARVDEYLAWQHMNTRVNVAKVFLKKVIFPRMTGTPADPADLAPDVEKMEHTLDQFESYFLQDKPFVCGDEISIADLFAVNEVIQVEPTGYDTLEKRPRIKNWVGRVRETLTPELYDDVTKMIIKLKELKKSKL; this is translated from the exons ATGTCTGTAAAGATATTTTACGACTTGATGTCGCAGCCCGCAAGGACTTTGGTGATGTTTGTGAGAGCAAACAAGATTCCACACACACCATGTCCAATTGCAATGCGAAAAT tggagCACCAGTCTGAAGAATATGCGAAGATCAATcctttcaagaaaatacctgcCATGCAAGATGGAGACTTCAACCTCACAGAGAG tATTGCAATAGTAAAATATCTGCACACAAAGTTCAACTGCCCTGATCACTGGTACCCCTCGGACCCCAAAGTTCGGGCAAGGGTTGATGAATATCTGGCATGGCAGCACATGAACACTCGAGTTAACGTAGCTAAAGTCTTTTTGAAGAAG GTGATTTTCCCCAGGATGACGGGCACACCCGCTGATCCCGCCGATCTGGCTCCAGATGTAGAAAAGATGGAGCACACCCTGGACCAGTTTGAGAGCTACTTCCTGCAAGACAAGCCATTCGTTTGCGGGGACGAAATCTCCATCGCTGACCTGTTTGCTGTCAATGAG GTGATCCAAGTGGAACCGACAGGCTATGACACCCTTGAGAAGCGACCCCGGATCAAGAACTGGGTCGGCAGGGTGCGAGAGACGCTGACCCCAGAGCTCTACGACGACGTGACCAAAATGATCATCAAGCTCAAAGAGTTGAAGAAATCCAAGCTATGA